The Kribbella sp. NBC_00662 nucleotide sequence ACCGGCTGGGGCCTCGTCAGCGCCTGCTTCGGCGCCGGACTGGTTGCCAGCGGCATCATCATGCTGCGCCTCAAACCCCGCCGCCCGTTGCGGACGGGCATGCTCGGCATGCTGCTGACGGTCCCGGTCATGCTGTGTCTCGCGCTGCTGCCGTACACCTGGGCGATGGCGGTCGCCGCATTCCTCCTCGGCGTCGGCTTCGACATCTTCGGCATCAGCTGGGAGACCGCCCTCGGCCAGCACGTCCCGATCGAGAAGCTCTCCCGCGTCTCGTCGTACGACATGCTCGGCTCCTTCATCGCCGGCCCCGCGGGTCAACTCACCGTCGGGTACGTCGCTGCGGTGGTGAGCGTCAAAGCGGTCGAACTGTACGGCGCTGCCCTCTTCGTGCTCATCACCGTCCTCACCCTGATCGTCCCCTCCGTCTGGAACCTGCGTCGTCTGGACATCTGAACGTGCGTAGGGTGGAGGCGTGAGCTCAATCGTTCCAGGTCCGCAGAAGAAGCTCGAGCAAGAAATCGACGCGGCCCGCTCCGGCGCCAAGCCGCTGCAGCCAGGCGACCTGAACACGTCGGCGCCACCGCAGGAAGAGCTGACCGGCCTGGACGACTGGCCAGAGTCGCTGCGCACGGCCATCGAGGCGGAGCACGCTCGCGTCGTCGCGCTGACAACCAACCGCCGACGTACCGCCGACCGCGTACTCCCCGACGTGGTCCGCGGCCTCGACCAGCTACTCGACGAGATAGCCAACCGCCTCCAGGCCGACAAGCCACGCCTGTTCGGCAAGTCCACCGCACCCGCTGACGCTGTCGACGACATCGCCGAAATCCTGGGCATCCCGACCGACGAGCTCACCACGTCACCCGGCCGAGGCGAACACCGCGCGGCCCTCCGCACCATCAAGCAACTCCGCTCCCAACTGAAGGAGCTGGAGAAGTCCCAGGACCATTCGAAGCTGACCCGCCTGGTCACCTTCGTCATCCGCCTGGCCCTGGTCACCGAAAACGCTCCTGAATCAGCCGCCACCCTCGCGCCGATCGCCCTGGACCGCTACGCCAACTCCGAACCCGACCCTCAGCGGAACTGGACCTTCGACCAGAAGCTCACCTTCTGGAAGCAAACCCACACCACCCTCACCACCACCTGACCCCCACGCCCGCCCCTCCCCAGCCACCCCACGCCGACCCATTTGATGGGTTCCCCCTTCAAATGGTGGGTTCCTCACCCGGATTCCGGGTGGGAAACCCCCCACCTCGTGGGTTAACCCATCAAATGGCGCGGGGCCTCGCGCGGCAGTTGGCGGTGGCGCGAGGGCTGGTGCGCTGCCGGCAACGGAAACAGCCGCCGCGAACCGGTGTCCGGCTCGCGGCGGCTGTGTGCGAGATGTCAGCCCTTGATCGCGCCGCCCAGGGCGAACGCGCCGCCGAGCTTTCTCGACAGGAGCAGGTACAGCAGCAGGACGGGCGTGGTGTAGATGAGGGAGTACGCCGCCAGCTGGCCGTAGTTCGGTTCGCCGTACTGGCCGAAGAAGGTGAAGATGCTGACCGACGCCGGCAACCGCTCGGGCGAGAGCAGCAGCATGAAGGGCACGAAGAAGTTGCCCCACATGCCGATGAACGTGAAGATCAGCACGACCGCGATCCCCGGCCACATCAGCGGCAGCACGATCGCCCACAGCGCCCGCATGTTGCCGGCCCCGTCAACCCAAGCCGCTTCCTCCAACGACAGCGGCACCCCGTCCATGAACGTCTTCGTCAGCCAGATCGCAAACGGCAACGCGCTCGTCGCCATGAACATGATCGTGCCGCCCAGCGTGTCCACCAGGTTCAGCTGCACGAAGAGCCCGTAAACAGGCACCATCACCGCAGTGATCGGCAACCCGGTGCAGAACAGCACCGTCAACAGGAACGGCCGGTTGAACCGCGTCCGGAACCGCGACAACGGATAGGCCGCCAGCACCGCGCACACCATCGTCAGCAACGCCGCCCCGCCACACAGCACGATCCCGTTCAGCACAGGCCGGTACGTCGTGTCGGTGTTCAGCACCGCTTTGAAGTTCCCCAGCGTGGGATGCGTCGGGAACTCGACCCGCAGCCCCGCCGTCCGGTTGATCGATGCGAACAGCACCCACAGCAACGGCAGGACGAACAGTACGCCGATGGCCAGCAGCACCAGGTTCGACGCGAGTTTGCTCATCCGGTCGCGGGCAATCATGCTGCCTCCGAGTTCAGTCCACGCAGGTAGATCAGCGAGAAGACCGCACCGATCGCCAGCATCACCAGCGCGATCGCCGTACCGTAGCCGATCTGGGAGAAGCTGAACGCCTGCTCGTACATGTACAGCGGCAACGTCTGACTCTTGGTCCCCGGGCCGCCCCGGGTCATCGCGTAGATCAGGCCGAACACGCTCAGCGTCTGCAGCGTGATCAGCATCAGGTTGGTCATCACCGCGCGGGTGATCATCGGCAGCGTGACGAACAGCAGTCGCCGCCAGCCGCCGGCGCCGTCCATCTCGGCGGACTCCTCGATCTCCTTGGGAATCTCGCTCAGCGCGGCGGAGTACACCAGCATCGAGAACGCCGTACCGCGCCAGATGTTGGCCAGTGACACCGCGATGATCGGTGCCCCGTACAACCAGTCCTGACCGGGCAGGCCGACCGCGTGCAGCATCACGTTCAGCGTGCCGTCGTCGTTGAAGAACGCGCTCAGCAGGTACGCCGCGACGACTTCGGGCAGCACCCACGCGCCGATCACCGCCGTACCGACGAAGTTGCGGACCGGCTTCGTCGATCTGCGCATCAGCAGCGCCAGGCCGAGGCCCAGCGTGTTCTGGCCGATGATCGCGGAGATCAGCGTGAACACCAGCGTCAGCCAGATCGAGTTCGTGAACGCTCCGCTGGAGAACGCCTTGCGGAAGTTGTCCAGCCCGACGAACTTCACGTTCGCCGCGCCGGTACCGGTGAGCGCCATGTTCGTGAACGCGGCGTACACGCAGTAGATGATGGGGCCGGCCAGGAAGACCAGCATCAGTCCGATCGCCGGCGACAGCGGCAGCATCCGGACCAGCTTGGCGGCCTTCGGCTTCCCGCCCCCTCCGGTGGACTTACCGGAGGGAGCGGTGGCCGAGGTGGGGGCGACGGTCGTCGTCACAGGGGAGATATCCCTTCGAGCCGGGAGATTACTGACCGGTGCTCTGTGTCGTCGTACTGTCCTTGCCGCCGACGATGCCTTCGACCGCCTGGTCGTAGTTCTTCGCGGCCGCGTCGGGCTGGGACTGACCGGTCATCACCGCTTCCATCGCGGTGATGATCTCGTTCGAGACCTTCGGGTACTCCGGCAGCGCCGGCCGGTACACGGTCACCGACACCAGGTCGGTGAAGAACTGCGTGCTCGCCGAGGAGGACTTGTACGCCGCGTCGGCGGCGACGTCCTTGCGGACAGCGATCTGCGCGCCGTCGGTGGCGTACTTCGCCGCGTTCTTCTGGGTCTGCAGGGTCTTGATGAAGTCCCAGGCCGCGTCGGGGTTCTTCGACTTGGCCGGGATCGCCCAGGTCCAGCCGCCGGAGAGGCTGACCTTGCCCTTGCCGCCGCCGTCCTGCGTCGGCATCGCGGTCTGGCCGAGCACCGTGCTCCACTGCGGCCACGGCTTGGCGCCGGACTTCAGCCAGTTGCCGTAGATCCAGGAGCCGTCGAGGTCGATCGCCAGCTTCTGCTGCGGCAGCAGCTCGGTGCCGACCTTGCTGCCCAT carries:
- a CDS encoding carbohydrate ABC transporter permease, which produces MIARDRMSKLASNLVLLAIGVLFVLPLLWVLFASINRTAGLRVEFPTHPTLGNFKAVLNTDTTYRPVLNGIVLCGGAALLTMVCAVLAAYPLSRFRTRFNRPFLLTVLFCTGLPITAVMVPVYGLFVQLNLVDTLGGTIMFMATSALPFAIWLTKTFMDGVPLSLEEAAWVDGAGNMRALWAIVLPLMWPGIAVVLIFTFIGMWGNFFVPFMLLLSPERLPASVSIFTFFGQYGEPNYGQLAAYSLIYTTPVLLLYLLLSRKLGGAFALGGAIKG
- a CDS encoding carbohydrate ABC transporter permease — its product is MTTTVAPTSATAPSGKSTGGGGKPKAAKLVRMLPLSPAIGLMLVFLAGPIIYCVYAAFTNMALTGTGAANVKFVGLDNFRKAFSSGAFTNSIWLTLVFTLISAIIGQNTLGLGLALLMRRSTKPVRNFVGTAVIGAWVLPEVVAAYLLSAFFNDDGTLNVMLHAVGLPGQDWLYGAPIIAVSLANIWRGTAFSMLVYSAALSEIPKEIEESAEMDGAGGWRRLLFVTLPMITRAVMTNLMLITLQTLSVFGLIYAMTRGGPGTKSQTLPLYMYEQAFSFSQIGYGTAIALVMLAIGAVFSLIYLRGLNSEAA